In a genomic window of Zootoca vivipara chromosome 5, rZooViv1.1, whole genome shotgun sequence:
- the LOC118093451 gene encoding deoxyribodipyrimidine photo-lyase isoform X1: MSQKRRKRKPAESAEPKEEGAEEGAIFPDGLESGGRLASGAPPGAKKAAGEGGVGSGGSATLAEGVKRARLNAAPSVAEFKYNKKRVRLISQDPDLKEDAQGILYWMSRDQRVQDNWAFLYAQRLALKQKLPLHVCFCLVPKFLEATIRHFGFLIRGLKEVAEECKELSIPFHLLIGFAKDVLPSFVTTHGIGGVVTDFAPLRVPMQWVQDVQERLPPDVPFVQVDAHNIVPCWVASDKQEYGARTIRRKIHDRLAEFLTEFPPVVRHPYPAEFQAEPVDWDACYASLQVDHSVKEVPWAQPGTAAGLAVLEEFIKERLKFFGTDRNNPNRAALSNLSPWFHFGQISVQRAILEVCKLRSRYKESAEAFIEEAVVRRELADNFCYYNPNYDKVEGAYDWAKTTLKLHAKDKRPHLYTLEQLEEGKTHDPLWNAAQLQMVHEGKMHGFLRMYWAKKILEWTTSPEEALKFSIYLNDRYELDGRDPNGYVGQSWEEAGWLNHRVIGLQGAPRANLVQPPADQDSTRPMSVPAHCRERWEEECKSRDLFVLFFPLHQAACGLFVGSTTKAGQSGLFLARSAT, from the exons ATGTCCCAGAAGAGGAGAAAGCGGAAGCCAGCCGAATCAGCGGAGCCTaaggaggaaggggcagaagaGGGAGCCATATTCCCTGATGGGTTGGAGAGCGGCGGGAGGTTGGCATCAGGGGCACCTCCTGGCGCTAAGAAGGCGGCTGGGGAAGGGGGTGTGGGAAGCGGAGGATCTGCCACCCTGGCAGAGGGCGTCAAGCGAGCCCGCCTGAACGCGGCGCCCTCCGTCGCAGAGTTCAAGTACAACAAGAAGCGCGTCCGTCTCATCTCGCAAGATCCCGATCTCAAGGAAGATGCTCAGGGCATCCTCTACTGGATGTCGCGAGATCAGAGAGTACAAG atAACTGGGCCTTTCTCTACGCCCAGCGACTGGCCCTGAAGCAGAAGTTGCCGCTGCATGTCTGCTTCTGCCTGGTGCCCAAGTTCCTGGAGGCTACCATCCGCCATTTCGGCTTCCTGATCAGAGGCCTCAAGGAAGTGGCCGAG GAGTGCAAGGAACTAAGCATCCCGTTCCACCTGCTCATCGGCTTCGCAAAGGACGTGCTGCCCTCCTTTGTGACGACCCACGGCATTGGCGGGGTGGTGACGGACTTCGCCCCCCTCCGCGTCCCCATGCAGTGGGTGCAAGAtgtccaggagaggctgccaCCTGATGTGCCCTTTGTCCAG GTCGATGCTCACAACATTGTGCCCTGCTGGGTGGCCTCCGACAAGCAGGAGTACGGGGCCAGAACTATCCGCCGGAAAATCCACGACCGGCTAGCTGAGTTTCTCACTGAATTCCCACCTGTCGTCAGGCACCCTTATCCCGCGGAGTTCCAGGCAGAG CCTGTCGACTGGGACGCCTGCTATGCCAGCCTGCAGGTCGACCACTCCGTGAAGGAGGTGCCCTGGGCGCAGCCAGGGACAGCTGCCGGCCTGGCAGTGCTGGAAGAGTTCATCAAGGAGCGCCTGAAGTTCTTCGGCACAGACAGGAACAATCCCAACCGGGCGGCTCTGAGCAACCTCTCGCCCTGGTTCCACTTTG GTCAAATCTCTGTCCAGAGAGCGATCCTGGAGGTTTGCAAGCTCCGTAGCCGGTACAAGGAATCTGCAGAAGCCTTCATTGAAGAGGCCGTGGTGCGGAGGGAGCTGGCGGACAATTTCTGCTACTACAACCCGAACTATGACAAGGTAGAAG GGGCTTATGACTGGGCCAAGACTACTCTGAAGCTGCACGCCAAAGACAAGCGACCTCACTTGTACACACTGGAACAGCTGGAGGAAGGAAAGACGCACGACCCTCTCTGGAATGCTGCGCAG CTCCAGATGGTTCATGAAGGGAAGATGCACGGCTTCCTGAGGATGTATTGGGCCAAGAAAATATTGGAGTGGACCACTTCGCCAGAGGAGGCCCTGAAATTCTCCATCTACCTTAATGACCGCTATGAACTGGATGGCCGGGACCCCAATGGATACGTAGGTCAGTCATGGGAAGAGGCTGGGTGGTTAAATCATAGAGTCATAGGGTTGCAAGGGGCCCCAAgggccaatctagtccaaccccctgcagaccAGGACTCAACCAGACCTATGTCTGTGCCAGCACACTGCAGAGAAAGGTGGGAGGAAGAATGCAAAAGCAGAGAcctgtttgttctttttttccccctccatcaGGCTGCATGTGGTCTATTTGTGGGATCCACGACCAAGGCTGGGCAGAGCGGGCTGTTTTTGGCAAGATCCGCTACATGA
- the LOC118093451 gene encoding deoxyribodipyrimidine photo-lyase isoform X3, with protein sequence MSQKRRKRKPAESAEPKEEGAEEGAIFPDGLESGGRLASGAPPGAKKAAGEGGVGSGGSATLAEGVKRARLNAAPSVAEFKYNKKRVRLISQDPDLKEDAQGILYWMSRDQRVQDNWAFLYAQRLALKQKLPLHVCFCLVPKFLEATIRHFGFLIRGLKEVAEECKELSIPFHLLIGFAKDVLPSFVTTHGIGGVVTDFAPLRVPMQWVQDVQERLPPDVPFVQVDAHNIVPCWVASDKQEYGARTIRRKIHDRLAEFLTEFPPVVRHPYPAEFQAEPVDWDACYASLQVDHSVKEVPWAQPGTAAGLAVLEEFIKERLKFFGTDRNNPNRAALSNLSPWFHFGQISVQRAILEVCKLRSRYKESAEAFIEEAVVRRELADNFCYYNPNYDKVEGAYDWAKTTLKLHAKDKRPHLYTLEQLEEGKTHDPLWNAAQLQMVHEGKMHGFLRMYWAKKILEWTTSPEEALKFSIYLNDRYELDGRDPNGYVEFPTFLTNLQFPRQLWQKP encoded by the exons ATGTCCCAGAAGAGGAGAAAGCGGAAGCCAGCCGAATCAGCGGAGCCTaaggaggaaggggcagaagaGGGAGCCATATTCCCTGATGGGTTGGAGAGCGGCGGGAGGTTGGCATCAGGGGCACCTCCTGGCGCTAAGAAGGCGGCTGGGGAAGGGGGTGTGGGAAGCGGAGGATCTGCCACCCTGGCAGAGGGCGTCAAGCGAGCCCGCCTGAACGCGGCGCCCTCCGTCGCAGAGTTCAAGTACAACAAGAAGCGCGTCCGTCTCATCTCGCAAGATCCCGATCTCAAGGAAGATGCTCAGGGCATCCTCTACTGGATGTCGCGAGATCAGAGAGTACAAG atAACTGGGCCTTTCTCTACGCCCAGCGACTGGCCCTGAAGCAGAAGTTGCCGCTGCATGTCTGCTTCTGCCTGGTGCCCAAGTTCCTGGAGGCTACCATCCGCCATTTCGGCTTCCTGATCAGAGGCCTCAAGGAAGTGGCCGAG GAGTGCAAGGAACTAAGCATCCCGTTCCACCTGCTCATCGGCTTCGCAAAGGACGTGCTGCCCTCCTTTGTGACGACCCACGGCATTGGCGGGGTGGTGACGGACTTCGCCCCCCTCCGCGTCCCCATGCAGTGGGTGCAAGAtgtccaggagaggctgccaCCTGATGTGCCCTTTGTCCAG GTCGATGCTCACAACATTGTGCCCTGCTGGGTGGCCTCCGACAAGCAGGAGTACGGGGCCAGAACTATCCGCCGGAAAATCCACGACCGGCTAGCTGAGTTTCTCACTGAATTCCCACCTGTCGTCAGGCACCCTTATCCCGCGGAGTTCCAGGCAGAG CCTGTCGACTGGGACGCCTGCTATGCCAGCCTGCAGGTCGACCACTCCGTGAAGGAGGTGCCCTGGGCGCAGCCAGGGACAGCTGCCGGCCTGGCAGTGCTGGAAGAGTTCATCAAGGAGCGCCTGAAGTTCTTCGGCACAGACAGGAACAATCCCAACCGGGCGGCTCTGAGCAACCTCTCGCCCTGGTTCCACTTTG GTCAAATCTCTGTCCAGAGAGCGATCCTGGAGGTTTGCAAGCTCCGTAGCCGGTACAAGGAATCTGCAGAAGCCTTCATTGAAGAGGCCGTGGTGCGGAGGGAGCTGGCGGACAATTTCTGCTACTACAACCCGAACTATGACAAGGTAGAAG GGGCTTATGACTGGGCCAAGACTACTCTGAAGCTGCACGCCAAAGACAAGCGACCTCACTTGTACACACTGGAACAGCTGGAGGAAGGAAAGACGCACGACCCTCTCTGGAATGCTGCGCAG CTCCAGATGGTTCATGAAGGGAAGATGCACGGCTTCCTGAGGATGTATTGGGCCAAGAAAATATTGGAGTGGACCACTTCGCCAGAGGAGGCCCTGAAATTCTCCATCTACCTTAATGACCGCTATGAACTGGATGGCCGGGACCCCAATGGATACGTAG
- the LOC118093451 gene encoding deoxyribodipyrimidine photo-lyase isoform X2 — protein MSQKRRKRKPAESAEPKEEGAEEGAIFPDGLESGGRLASGAPPGAKKAAGEGGVGSGGSATLAEGVKRARLNAAPSVAEFKYNKKRVRLISQDPDLKEDAQGILYWMSRDQRVQDNWAFLYAQRLALKQKLPLHVCFCLVPKFLEATIRHFGFLIRGLKEVAEECKELSIPFHLLIGFAKDVLPSFVTTHGIGGVVTDFAPLRVPMQWVQDVQERLPPDVPFVQVDAHNIVPCWVASDKQEYGARTIRRKIHDRLAEFLTEFPPVVRHPYPAEFQAEPVDWDACYASLQVDHSVKEVPWAQPGTAAGLAVLEEFIKERLKFFGTDRNNPNRAALSNLSPWFHFGQISVQRAILEVCKLRSRYKESAEAFIEEAVVRRELADNFCYYNPNYDKVEGAYDWAKTTLKLHAKDKRPHLYTLEQLEEGKTHDPLWNAAQLQMVHEGKMHGFLRMYWAKKILEWTTSPEEALKFSIYLNDRYELDGRDPNGYVGCMWSICGIHDQGWAERAVFGKIRYMNYAGCKRKFDVDQFERKYSPQKFSQ, from the exons ATGTCCCAGAAGAGGAGAAAGCGGAAGCCAGCCGAATCAGCGGAGCCTaaggaggaaggggcagaagaGGGAGCCATATTCCCTGATGGGTTGGAGAGCGGCGGGAGGTTGGCATCAGGGGCACCTCCTGGCGCTAAGAAGGCGGCTGGGGAAGGGGGTGTGGGAAGCGGAGGATCTGCCACCCTGGCAGAGGGCGTCAAGCGAGCCCGCCTGAACGCGGCGCCCTCCGTCGCAGAGTTCAAGTACAACAAGAAGCGCGTCCGTCTCATCTCGCAAGATCCCGATCTCAAGGAAGATGCTCAGGGCATCCTCTACTGGATGTCGCGAGATCAGAGAGTACAAG atAACTGGGCCTTTCTCTACGCCCAGCGACTGGCCCTGAAGCAGAAGTTGCCGCTGCATGTCTGCTTCTGCCTGGTGCCCAAGTTCCTGGAGGCTACCATCCGCCATTTCGGCTTCCTGATCAGAGGCCTCAAGGAAGTGGCCGAG GAGTGCAAGGAACTAAGCATCCCGTTCCACCTGCTCATCGGCTTCGCAAAGGACGTGCTGCCCTCCTTTGTGACGACCCACGGCATTGGCGGGGTGGTGACGGACTTCGCCCCCCTCCGCGTCCCCATGCAGTGGGTGCAAGAtgtccaggagaggctgccaCCTGATGTGCCCTTTGTCCAG GTCGATGCTCACAACATTGTGCCCTGCTGGGTGGCCTCCGACAAGCAGGAGTACGGGGCCAGAACTATCCGCCGGAAAATCCACGACCGGCTAGCTGAGTTTCTCACTGAATTCCCACCTGTCGTCAGGCACCCTTATCCCGCGGAGTTCCAGGCAGAG CCTGTCGACTGGGACGCCTGCTATGCCAGCCTGCAGGTCGACCACTCCGTGAAGGAGGTGCCCTGGGCGCAGCCAGGGACAGCTGCCGGCCTGGCAGTGCTGGAAGAGTTCATCAAGGAGCGCCTGAAGTTCTTCGGCACAGACAGGAACAATCCCAACCGGGCGGCTCTGAGCAACCTCTCGCCCTGGTTCCACTTTG GTCAAATCTCTGTCCAGAGAGCGATCCTGGAGGTTTGCAAGCTCCGTAGCCGGTACAAGGAATCTGCAGAAGCCTTCATTGAAGAGGCCGTGGTGCGGAGGGAGCTGGCGGACAATTTCTGCTACTACAACCCGAACTATGACAAGGTAGAAG GGGCTTATGACTGGGCCAAGACTACTCTGAAGCTGCACGCCAAAGACAAGCGACCTCACTTGTACACACTGGAACAGCTGGAGGAAGGAAAGACGCACGACCCTCTCTGGAATGCTGCGCAG CTCCAGATGGTTCATGAAGGGAAGATGCACGGCTTCCTGAGGATGTATTGGGCCAAGAAAATATTGGAGTGGACCACTTCGCCAGAGGAGGCCCTGAAATTCTCCATCTACCTTAATGACCGCTATGAACTGGATGGCCGGGACCCCAATGGATACGTAG GCTGCATGTGGTCTATTTGTGGGATCCACGACCAAGGCTGGGCAGAGCGGGCTGTTTTTGGCAAGATCCGCTACATGAACTATGCTGGCTGCAAGAGGAAATTTGACGTTGACCAGTTTGAGCGCAAGTACAGCCCTCAAAAGTTCTCCCAGTAA
- the LOC118093451 gene encoding deoxyribodipyrimidine photo-lyase isoform X4 produces MNWGTAASSQVPINCRQLGKECKELSIPFHLLIGFAKDVLPSFVTTHGIGGVVTDFAPLRVPMQWVQDVQERLPPDVPFVQVDAHNIVPCWVASDKQEYGARTIRRKIHDRLAEFLTEFPPVVRHPYPAEFQAEPVDWDACYASLQVDHSVKEVPWAQPGTAAGLAVLEEFIKERLKFFGTDRNNPNRAALSNLSPWFHFGQISVQRAILEVCKLRSRYKESAEAFIEEAVVRRELADNFCYYNPNYDKVEGAYDWAKTTLKLHAKDKRPHLYTLEQLEEGKTHDPLWNAAQLQMVHEGKMHGFLRMYWAKKILEWTTSPEEALKFSIYLNDRYELDGRDPNGYVGQSWEEAGWLNHRVIGLQGAPRANLVQPPADQDSTRPMSVPAHCRERWEEECKSRDLFVLFFPLHQAACGLFVGSTTKAGQSGLFLARSAT; encoded by the exons ATGAATTGGGGCACTGCAGCTTCTTCCCAAGTGCCCATCAACTGCAGACAGTTGGGAAAG GAGTGCAAGGAACTAAGCATCCCGTTCCACCTGCTCATCGGCTTCGCAAAGGACGTGCTGCCCTCCTTTGTGACGACCCACGGCATTGGCGGGGTGGTGACGGACTTCGCCCCCCTCCGCGTCCCCATGCAGTGGGTGCAAGAtgtccaggagaggctgccaCCTGATGTGCCCTTTGTCCAG GTCGATGCTCACAACATTGTGCCCTGCTGGGTGGCCTCCGACAAGCAGGAGTACGGGGCCAGAACTATCCGCCGGAAAATCCACGACCGGCTAGCTGAGTTTCTCACTGAATTCCCACCTGTCGTCAGGCACCCTTATCCCGCGGAGTTCCAGGCAGAG CCTGTCGACTGGGACGCCTGCTATGCCAGCCTGCAGGTCGACCACTCCGTGAAGGAGGTGCCCTGGGCGCAGCCAGGGACAGCTGCCGGCCTGGCAGTGCTGGAAGAGTTCATCAAGGAGCGCCTGAAGTTCTTCGGCACAGACAGGAACAATCCCAACCGGGCGGCTCTGAGCAACCTCTCGCCCTGGTTCCACTTTG GTCAAATCTCTGTCCAGAGAGCGATCCTGGAGGTTTGCAAGCTCCGTAGCCGGTACAAGGAATCTGCAGAAGCCTTCATTGAAGAGGCCGTGGTGCGGAGGGAGCTGGCGGACAATTTCTGCTACTACAACCCGAACTATGACAAGGTAGAAG GGGCTTATGACTGGGCCAAGACTACTCTGAAGCTGCACGCCAAAGACAAGCGACCTCACTTGTACACACTGGAACAGCTGGAGGAAGGAAAGACGCACGACCCTCTCTGGAATGCTGCGCAG CTCCAGATGGTTCATGAAGGGAAGATGCACGGCTTCCTGAGGATGTATTGGGCCAAGAAAATATTGGAGTGGACCACTTCGCCAGAGGAGGCCCTGAAATTCTCCATCTACCTTAATGACCGCTATGAACTGGATGGCCGGGACCCCAATGGATACGTAGGTCAGTCATGGGAAGAGGCTGGGTGGTTAAATCATAGAGTCATAGGGTTGCAAGGGGCCCCAAgggccaatctagtccaaccccctgcagaccAGGACTCAACCAGACCTATGTCTGTGCCAGCACACTGCAGAGAAAGGTGGGAGGAAGAATGCAAAAGCAGAGAcctgtttgttctttttttccccctccatcaGGCTGCATGTGGTCTATTTGTGGGATCCACGACCAAGGCTGGGCAGAGCGGGCTGTTTTTGGCAAGATCCGCTACATGA